The region TTCTTTAAAGAAAAAATATAAAAAATCTACAAATCCACTTTCAAATTTTGAATATGAATATTTAAACAACAAACTTTTTGTAAAACGAAACAAACAAATTTGCGATTCAGTTATTCAACAAGGTACTCAAATTGTTGCAATTAATGGTATTAAACCAAGTGATTTATTTAAAAAATACCGAAACACTTTTACATCAGACGGTTTCAACAAAACGGCAATTGATAAATTTTTTGCCCGCCGTTTAAATTCGTATTTTGTTAACGAATTAGGGTTTGTAGATAGTGTTGAAATGGAATTAATTTGTTCCGATTCATCATTTCATCATACCGTAAAAAGGCATTTTGAAAAGGAGAAAGTAAAAGATAAAAATCGTTCAAAAACTAAAAAAGATTCATTAAATCAACCAATTGTAAAAAACGATACTGTAAAAAAATTAACGAAAGAAGAACAAAAGGCAAAAAAATTAGCTTTAAAACAAGTAAACGAAAAAATTCAATACAAAAACAGATGGTTTGGTTACGATAGTGAAACTAAAACATTTTCTAAGCAAATTGTGTACCCTGTTGCACAAGACAGTACCATTGCCATGCTTAAAATTAAAAATTTTACTCAAGGTAAAGTTAAAGTGTACGATACCATTTTTGCTGAACTTAACAAAAACCATGTTAAAAATTTAATTATTGATTTACGCGGAAATCCAGGTGGACGCTTAAACGAAATTCACGAATTAGCCAAATATTTAAACGATAGTGCTTTTGTATTTATACAACCTGCAACTATTACAAAACGCACTACTTTTTTTAATACTTTTAAAGGAAAATCAATAGCTACAAAAATAATTGGAGCTCCATTTTTAACTATTTTTTCAACGATACGAGGTTTAAAAGCACATCGAACTAATGAAGGTGAATTAAAACTTAATTTAAAATCATCAAAGCTAACGCAACCAAAACCTTTAAATTATAAAAATAAAATTTATGTTATAACTGATGGCTTAACTTTTTCTGCAGCAGCTATTATATCATCACATTTAAAAGGAAGAAATCGCGCTGTTTTTGTGGGCGATGAAACAGGAGGAACATTTAACGGTACGGTTGCTGGGGTAATGCCAATAGTTAAATTACCCAAATCAAAATTAAAATTACGCGTAGGTTTAATGACAATAAAACCTAAACAACAAACCAAAGTAGATGGTTTTGGTGTACTACCCGATATACCAATTAAACCAACTGAGTTAGATTTTTTGAACGATAACGATGTTGAACTTAATTATATTTTAAACGATATAGCAACAAAGAAAAAACATTGAAAAAACGCCCCAAATTTTTAAAACTATTTGGGGCATTTTTTATTTAATTTCAATTTGTGGAAACGACCATTTATTGCGAACAGCAAAAATTCTTATCAATATAATTGTTCCAGCGGTTGCAATATAAATAACATCGTTATTTACATTTATAAATTTTAAGGCAAAAAACATAAACCCACCTGTTAAACAAGCAGTTGCATAAATTTCTTTTCTAAAAATTACAGGTATTTCATTACATAAAATATCACGGGCTACACCTCCAAAACAAGCGGTTACGGTACCTAACAAAATACAAATTACTGGACTTAAATCTATCATAACGCCTTGTTCAATACCAATAATTGTAAAAATACCAATACCTATAGTATCAAACAAAAATAACGATGTTCGCAAAAAGCTTAATCTGTTTCTAAAAATTACCGATAAAATAACCGATGCTGTTACAATATAAAATGTTTGCAAGTTTAACAACCAAAAAACTGGGGTGTTTCCTATTAATAAATCGCGCAACGTTCCGCCACCAATTGATGTCACCAAAGCAATTACAAAAACTCCAAAAAAATCTAATTTTTTTTCAATACCTGCTAAAGTCCCTGAAATTGCAAACGCAATTAATCCCAAAATATCTAAAATTGTAAAAATCATGTAATATTATCCCTTTATAGTTTCAAATTCGTAAAAAACATTTCTATAATTTTATAAAAAAAATGACTTTTACATGTACATTTAAAGCAAACAAATTAAAGAAAAAGTAGGCTATAATTCACATTTTTACTCGATAAATTCTTTTTTTATAAACAAAAACATTCTATCTTTTAAATAATCGGTTCATATTAAATAATTTATATTTTAAAATTCAATAAAATTAACATCATAAAATTGCAACGTAAATTAGTATCTTTGAATACGTTTTTCGTTATTAAAAATGCACCAATAAATGAAACAAATAACCAGTATTCAAAATCAATTTATAAAAGATATACTTCAGCTGCAAGAAAAAAGCAAAGCTAGAAAAAAGGCAGCACTTTTTGTTATTGAAGGAAAACGTGAAATAGAAATAGCAGTTAAAAACAACTTTGTAATAACCGATGTTTTAATTTGTTTTGAATTATTTAATGAATTAGAATTTGGTGCTTTTAAACAACAATTAAACAGCGAAACAACTTTTGTAGAAATATCTAAAGATGTATATAAAAAAATTGCATATCGCGATAGTACAGAAGGAATTATAGCCATTGCAAAAACAAAATTACATGATTTAGAAAATTTAAAATTGCCTAAAAATCCATTAATTGTTGTTTTAGAATCGCTTGAAAAACCTGGAAATATAGGCGCAGTACTAAGAACTGCAGACGCTGCAAGAATTGATGCTGTAATTATTGCAAATCCAAAAACAGATTTATACAACTCTAATATTGTACGATCAAGCGTAGGTGCTTTATTTACAAATCAAATAGCGACAGGTACAACACAAGAGATTATTTCTTTTTTAAATGAAAAAAACATTGCAATATACAGTGCAATTTTACAAGAAGCCGTACCCTATTTTAGCATAGATTATAAAAACGGTGCAGCTATTGCAGTTGGCACCGAAGCCACCGGATTAACAGACTTGTGGCGTACTAACGCAAAAAACAACATTATTATTCCAATGGAAGGTCAAATAGATTCAATGAATGTATCGGTTGCAGCGGCTGTATTAATTTTTGAAGCAAAAAGACAAAGAAATGAACAAAATCTGTAAATATTTAAAATTTTAATTATATTTATAAAAATTTTAGACTTTATGAAAAAAAATATATTAACAGCATTATTTGCATTAGGCTTATTTGGCTATTCAGCTCAAGCTCAGGTTGTATATAAATATGAGCGATACGTTAAAGATTACAAATGGAAAGTTGGTGCAAGCTATAATATGATGGATTTTAACTTTGACCATTCCAACGTACCCGAAGGTGCAAGCATGATATCTGGTGGTGCTCCTGTAAAAGTAATGCTAGGTTATGAATTTTTGCCTAATCTTTCTTTTGAAGCAGATTACTCTATGAACGAAATGGAACCAGGCAATTCTATGAATGCTGAAATTGTAAATGAAAAAATTAAGATTGCATCATTAAACGGAGCATTTGCTTACAGTTTAGGAGGTTTATTTAATATTCCTGTTGCTGATCCTTATATTAAAGCTAGTTTAGGACATTT is a window of Myroides sp. JBRI-B21084 DNA encoding:
- a CDS encoding trimeric intracellular cation channel family protein — translated: MIFTILDILGLIAFAISGTLAGIEKKLDFFGVFVIALVTSIGGGTLRDLLIGNTPVFWLLNLQTFYIVTASVILSVIFRNRLSFLRTSLFLFDTIGIGIFTIIGIEQGVMIDLSPVICILLGTVTACFGGVARDILCNEIPVIFRKEIYATACLTGGFMFFALKFINVNNDVIYIATAGTIILIRIFAVRNKWSFPQIEIK
- a CDS encoding S41 family peptidase → MKKIVLGTLGMLLFSCASHDKTNNHFNRKIEVKNLKKDVKFVQKQLTNMHPDLYWYISKDALNKKFDSLTNSLNQPLTPNDFFLKISPIVASVHQGHMGMSMLNLTSPDSLKKKYKKSTNPLSNFEYEYLNNKLFVKRNKQICDSVIQQGTQIVAINGIKPSDLFKKYRNTFTSDGFNKTAIDKFFARRLNSYFVNELGFVDSVEMELICSDSSFHHTVKRHFEKEKVKDKNRSKTKKDSLNQPIVKNDTVKKLTKEEQKAKKLALKQVNEKIQYKNRWFGYDSETKTFSKQIVYPVAQDSTIAMLKIKNFTQGKVKVYDTIFAELNKNHVKNLIIDLRGNPGGRLNEIHELAKYLNDSAFVFIQPATITKRTTFFNTFKGKSIATKIIGAPFLTIFSTIRGLKAHRTNEGELKLNLKSSKLTQPKPLNYKNKIYVITDGLTFSAAAIISSHLKGRNRAVFVGDETGGTFNGTVAGVMPIVKLPKSKLKLRVGLMTIKPKQQTKVDGFGVLPDIPIKPTELDFLNDNDVELNYILNDIATKKKH
- a CDS encoding outer membrane beta-barrel protein, encoding MKKNILTALFALGLFGYSAQAQVVYKYERYVKDYKWKVGASYNMMDFNFDHSNVPEGASMISGGAPVKVMLGYEFLPNLSFEADYSMNEMEPGNSMNAEIVNEKIKIASLNGAFAYSLGGLFNIPVADPYIKASLGHLRLNQTDLTTAGIGGGINFWIADIPATKSSRYHHDKLYRRFGINVEAMGRHNISTDGQGAHAQYSAGVFYTF
- a CDS encoding TrmH family RNA methyltransferase; the encoded protein is MKQITSIQNQFIKDILQLQEKSKARKKAALFVIEGKREIEIAVKNNFVITDVLICFELFNELEFGAFKQQLNSETTFVEISKDVYKKIAYRDSTEGIIAIAKTKLHDLENLKLPKNPLIVVLESLEKPGNIGAVLRTADAARIDAVIIANPKTDLYNSNIVRSSVGALFTNQIATGTTQEIISFLNEKNIAIYSAILQEAVPYFSIDYKNGAAIAVGTEATGLTDLWRTNAKNNIIIPMEGQIDSMNVSVAAAVLIFEAKRQRNEQNL